Within the Flavobacterium sp. N502536 genome, the region TAACATATCCATTACACCAACAGCCGGTAAAGCTACTTTCATTAAATCAGGACGTTGTGTCATAGTTGCTCCAACTAACAAACCTCCGTTAGAACCTCCGCGAATAGCAAGGAAATCAGAAGAAGTGTATTTTTGTGCAATCAAATATTCACCTGCAGCAATAAAGTCGTCAAACACATTTTGCTTTTGCAATTTAGTTCCTGCATCGTGCCATTTTTTACCATATTCACCACCACCTCTTAAATTGGCAACCGCATAAACACCTCCGTTTTCTAACCAAACGGCATTTGCAATACTGAAACTTGGCGTTAAACTAACGTTGAATCCACCATATCCATAAAGGATGGTTGGGTTTTTACCGTCTAATTTTAATCCTTTTTTATACGTAATAATCATCGGGATTTTTGTTCCGTCTTTTGACGTATAGAATACTTGTTTTGATTCGTAATCCTCGCTTTTAAAATCAACTTTTGGTTTTTGATATACTTCTGACTTACCTGATTTTGGTTCGAAAGAGTAAATTGTTCCCGGAGTTGTATAGTTTGTAAAGCTGTAGTATAACGTTTTCTCGTCCTTTTTTCCTCCAAATCCTCCAGCGGTTCCTACTGCCGGAAGTTTGATTTCACGGATTAATTTTCCGCTGTAATCGTATTGTTGTACAAACGAAACGGCATCTTTGGTATAATTGGCAAAGAAGAATCCTCCACCTGTTGAAGGAGACAGGATGTCTTTCGTTTCTTTAATAAAATCTTTCCAGTTTTCAGGTTTTGGATTGCTTACATCAACGGTAACCACACGCGTGTTTGGTGCGTTTAAATCTGTTTCGATAAACAATTTAGTGCCTTCATTCTCGATAATCTGATTGCTGCTGTTAAAATTGTCTACAATCGTTACAATCGGACTATTCGCTTTCGTTAAGTCTTTAATGAATAACTCATTTCCGTAAGTCGAATTGGCCGCAGAAATTACCAGATATTTATCATCTTCAGTAACGTAACCACCGATATATCTACGTTTTTGATCGGCTCCGTAAATCACTTTGTCTTCTTTTTGAGAAGTTCCCAGTTTGTGGAAATACAATTTGTGCTGATCAGTTTTTGCAGATAATTCGCTTCCTTTTGGTTTGTCGTAACTAGAGTAGTAAAACCCACTGTTGCCATGCCATGAAACGCCGCTGAATTTTACATCGACCAAAGTATCTTCTAAAACTTTTTTAGAGATCGCATCGATGATGATTACTTTTCTCCAGTCGCTTCCTCCTTCAGAAATAGCATAAGCAGCTTTTGAGCCGTCTTTAGAGAAATTTAATCCACCAAGAGAAGTTGTTCCGTCTTTAGAAAAAGTATTCGGATCTAGGAAAACCTCTTCTTTACCGTCTTTACCTTTTCTATATACTACAGATTGATTCTGAAGTCCGTTGTTTTTAGAATAATACGTAAATTTTCCTTCTACAAATGGAGCACTGATTTTCTCGTAGTTCCATAATTTTTCCATGCGTTTCTTAAGTTCATCACGGAATGGAATTTTATCTAAATAACCGTAAGTTACCTCGTTTTGAGCCTTTACCCAGGCTCCTGTTTCAGCTGATTTGTCATCTTCAAGCCAACGATACGGATCGCTTACTTTAGTGTCAAAATACACATCAACAGTTTCGCCTTTTTTAGTTTCGGGATATTGGATTTTGTTTTGCCCGAATGAAATCCCTGCAGTTGTGATTGCCATTAGAAGAAATGTTTTTTTCATAATTTGTGTTTAACAGTTATAGCAAAAATAGCCTTTTTGTTGTGAAATAATAAGGATAAAAAGTTAAACCCTATACGACGTATAAGCTTGCTTAGTCAGGATTTAACTGATTTAAGCTATAGGTCGCATAGGGTTTAAAAATGTTACAGATTGAAGTTAACTCCAAGTACAATATTTCGTCCGATATTCGGAATACCGTCTGTTTTTAGTCTGGATAGGTGCGCAATGTATTTTTTATCAAATAAATTGTTTCCGTTCAGGTTAACATCAAAAGCATGTTTGCCTAATTTTACTGTTCCTCCAAAACCTAAATTCACCAAAGTGTACCCTTTTGAAGCAGTCTCAAAACCACTTACTTTATCCTGACTAAAAGTCGAAGAAACGTTTAAAGAAGCATACCCTTCTTCAAACCAGTCTTTAATTTTGAACTCTGTTCTTAAAGTATTGTTCCAGTTGTTGGCAGGAATTAAAGGCAGGTAATCATTGTTTTGTTTTTTACCGGTAACGGTTTCAAAACTGGTTTCAAAATGCAACCAATCCAGTGGGTGCGGGTGAAAGTGCAATCCTGCTTCACCTCCGTATAATTTGGCATTGTTCTGAACATAAGCAAAAACATCATTCTCATCGCGTACCTCACCGGTTGGAGAAGTGTAGATATAGTTGTT harbors:
- a CDS encoding prolyl oligopeptidase family serine peptidase, producing MKKTFLLMAITTAGISFGQNKIQYPETKKGETVDVYFDTKVSDPYRWLEDDKSAETGAWVKAQNEVTYGYLDKIPFRDELKKRMEKLWNYEKISAPFVEGKFTYYSKNNGLQNQSVVYRKGKDGKEEVFLDPNTFSKDGTTSLGGLNFSKDGSKAAYAISEGGSDWRKVIIIDAISKKVLEDTLVDVKFSGVSWHGNSGFYYSSYDKPKGSELSAKTDQHKLYFHKLGTSQKEDKVIYGADQKRRYIGGYVTEDDKYLVISAANSTYGNELFIKDLTKANSPIVTIVDNFNSSNQIIENEGTKLFIETDLNAPNTRVVTVDVSNPKPENWKDFIKETKDILSPSTGGGFFFANYTKDAVSFVQQYDYSGKLIREIKLPAVGTAGGFGGKKDEKTLYYSFTNYTTPGTIYSFEPKSGKSEVYQKPKVDFKSEDYESKQVFYTSKDGTKIPMIITYKKGLKLDGKNPTILYGYGGFNVSLTPSFSIANAVWLENGGVYAVANLRGGGEYGKKWHDAGTKLQKQNVFDDFIAAGEYLIAQKYTSSDFLAIRGGSNGGLLVGATMTQRPDLMKVALPAVGVMDMLRYHTFTAGAGWAYDYGTAQDNKEMFEYLKGYSPVQNVKKGVQYPATMVTTGDHDDRVVPAHSFKFASELQEKQTGNNPVLIRIDVKAGHGAGKSVAATIQESVDIQAFTLYNMGFKALPKK